The Myxocyprinus asiaticus isolate MX2 ecotype Aquarium Trade chromosome 19, UBuf_Myxa_2, whole genome shotgun sequence nucleotide sequence ATCACACGGCAACTCAAACAGGTGACACATACAACATAGACAGAGTCTTaaatctgagaccactagtgaaaagtttctattttgcattattttttaatttaatgccaAATAACAAGCGTACAAATTAGATAACATTTTGATTGAAAGGTTGATTTACCCAGTTTGAGACACTGTTGAGATCgtttctgaaactctagagaagaCACATGTGAGTCTTTAAAATGTTAACACCAGTAAATCCCtaattttatgacagtaaaatcatgttaacacacatattgtttatgtcttgtgtctatacttttgaaacagtgcgtattttaacgtttacagattattgaccccattgacttccattgtaagtgactcgcTGTAACACACATTTGtactgttttaaagaaaaggagggacgagtcgaaaggattttttgtgctaatcaaatgctgttgattgagcttaacttgtattgaacccggaatattcctttaacctcacATTTGTCTGTTTACAGGGGCTGGATCTGAACGTGTCCTTTAAGAAAGTTCTGGATGTCAGTTCTGGTGACACTCACAAAGCTGGAATGAAGCCAGTTACCTTTGTTAGACAGGTCCAGTGAAGTTCTGTTAATTTTTGCTTTACCAAGTGATATATTAAACATATAAAATTACAGTTCTGTAACTGATCTCAGTGTGAACTGCAGTCTAGAACTTGATTATAGCTGACCCAGAATAACTGTCTCCTTAACTGgcttttaaaagggatagttcacccataaattaaattatttcatcatttactcatgatgtttcaaacacatttaactttctttcttccctggaataaaaaaagatgttaacGCTGCTCTTTTAAATACAGTGAACATCTCCTAAAATCATGCAAAAGCTTTGTAGGGGAACAGACCGAagtttaagtctttattcactgaaaaccttccccttcgctgcagctctcaaatctcatttgcacatcTGCATATTCAAAATTGCGGTGTTACAATCGGTTATTTGACACCCGGGAACCAATGGCGGTCAGCATCATTCCAAAACATTTCAGTGCTTCGGTAGAGgagaacatttttattgtatggcctcagaagacttggaatatagcacacaaattgCATAGACTGCttaaacctcctgagacccctgagATCCTGAGACTTTGTTTTGTGCactttccattcccctttttgaatttgtaactagtagcccctaataaacaagcaataataataataataataataataataatacataaataaatagttttcttaaaaatatatgtccacatatgtggacagcgggactacgttgtgaaattttaaataatatcaagctatagaaagtctgattttttaaatcagattgtttattatgtttccaggagtgttgtttaCTCAgaacattacatcataaattagcataattaattctgattcaaagtaatgtccagcatcatccaatcactgtcaaccatgtttttttttttatcccccttttctcccaattttggcatgcccaatccccactacttagtaggtcctcgtggtggcgcggttactcacctcaatccgggtggtggaggacaagtctcagttgcctccgcttctgaggccatcaatctgcgcatcttatcacgtgactcgttgtgcatgacaccgcggagactcacagcatgtggaggctcaagctactctccgcgatccacacacaacttaccacacgccccattgagagcgagaaccactaatcgcgaccacgaggaggttacctcatgtgactctaccctccctagcaaccgggccaatttggttgcttaggagacctggctggagtcactcagcacgccctggattcaaactcacaactccaggggtgatagtcagcgtcagtactcactgagctacccagacccccgcactgccaaccatgttaaaataaaatgatacattataaattctgaatctatgtactgattatcattgtcacatgtctgtcaaacgtgttgagtgatccaaacatcatctgcagcctgaaactgaactttaaataggaagtttggattgaatgcactagGCTGCAtggagagctataggatgctcccttgctccctatttagtgaatgacttaacctccagtgtgctgtctgtctgcactggtctcagaacagtttgaaatgcaccttattttcatcctaactccatataaagcctctgaaagacacatttttcagtttttggataAACTcaattattctcaatgtgataatgcacagacagtgaatattggatattttaactgaaactgagcatacagtccacatacatggtcattgtgtttaaaagcgtggcgtttcgtgataaatcactcatacatttttaaatgtcatatcggatgaaactagagactctaatctttttatttaaacaggtttcaatgtaaacacttaattaggtttcttaccagatttaGTATTGTTGATGTTTCAACCAAatacaaactccgctgtgatcggcaccatgttgttttgtcacatgactccgtttgtcgaaagtttaaccctttactgacagcacagagtctcctgaactgagatcagttggtttaaatgaaatgaaattatgcgttgcgtatagtgaagccaaaatacaacgtccacgcatgtgtacgcacAAGGTTATTGATACTTTGTTGGTGCTTTTTTGCCCCTGGTTACTGTATGTTTTCATTGCATCTAAAAAGCAGcattaacattctgtctaaaatcccCATTTTATGTTCTACAGTACAGAatcaagaaagtcatatgggtctgtaacaacatgagggtgagtaaatgatgacagaattttcattttgagtgcactatttgtgtttgtgtcaggtgaTAGCTGGATGTTTGTATCCCAGCCTTCTGGAAAGTGACATTCTTCCACCAGATGTTCGTCTGAGAGCACAGATTTTGCTGGAACAGTGTGATGGAGAGAGCATCGGTGAGATTCTTTGTATATTCGTGTTAAATTGTCTGTGCAAATACAGTGCTATCACACAGATTCTAATACTTTTAGATCTATACTTGGATCCGATTGGCTGACTGGCCGTTTCTTTGCTCAGGTTCGTACACAGAATCGTGTGGACTGACGTATGTGAGAAACACTGTGGCAAAGTCCATTTCTCTGCGGGACGGGGGAGTCCCTTCCAGTCCAGAACAAATCTTCATCACTTCTGGAGCCCACAGAGGTCTGATGGTACGATCCATATGATATAATAGAACTGTATTGTTACCACTATAGCTGCAAACGTCCTGTCTGtcttaaagttcacccaaaaatgagaattctgtaatcatttactcaccctaatgtcgttccaaacctgtataaagGGTGTGACCATTTACTTTAACCCCAGGTGATGATGAGAATGCTGTGTCAATCAGAGGGCATGAGCGCGGTTCTGATCCCAGTCCCCGCCCCTCACAGTCTGCCACGCCTCCTGGAAAGGGTGGGATTAATTCCGTTGCCCTATCACCTGAAGGAGCAGGGTGGGTGGGGCCTAGAAAGGGCGGCGCTACGACGAGTCATCCAGACCTCCAGAGGGCACTGCTGTCCACGAGCGATTTATATCAGCAACCCCGGCAACCTTACAGGTAAACAATTACATACATAAAGTCACTTAGTAATCTGATCATTTATGATTAAGTATAAGATTCAACCCATGGTTTAAAGGTTGGATCCACTGGTTGCATCCTGTATAGTCAAATTGTTTTCCATGCAGtttgtgtttttatatgtttGGGGTCAAGATAGTCCTAATGCCAGTATTTCATAAGACTTcacaaattgtttaaaaatttaaGACGTGAATGATTCCTCAAATAATCTGTTTTGCTGAGTAGAATTGTGTGAGTTTtcgcctggcagatgataaaaccatgaaaaaaaaGTCCCATAGACTTTCACTGAAGGAAAGATTCATGCCGTATCTACAGACTAGAAAGTGAAATTATAATTTGCACAATTAATTAGTAAATTAAGTTGTTTCGGTGGTTTGGCAGGGCATATCCAGAGCAGAGAATCCATCCAGGAAGTGATCCGCTTCGCTGCAGAGGAAGAACTTTTTTTGCTGGTAGATGAGGGAAgtatttagtcttttatttcaaatatatttttagcCAATAATAGCTCATTTATGGTGCCCTGATCCCGCCTcgaaaaaaataacaattctgatAATACTTAATACTCAAATCTGCGCATTtctatctcacaattgtgactttatttctcataattacgacatataaacttgcaattgctTATATACGTTTAGTATATCAttgtttatgtttatattgtttataataattataaaaaataaaatagttgatATATAATATGTTtagatataatttatatataactgTTTATATCACGCAATTACGATTTTTAGTCATTACGAGAGATAAACTCACCATcacgactttatttctcataattataaaatataaacttgcaattgtgactttactTTTGAAATCACAAGTTGTAAACTCACAATTGTGAGTTTGTTTCACAACTGTGAGTTTATATTTAACTATTGCAACATTGTATCTCATTATTGCGAATTATAAAGACGCAAtagcaagaaataaagtcagaatcagctcttttatttttttatttttattttttattccatggCTTTCATACTAATTGAAGTTAATTTGATTATAATGACAGCTTGCAAATGTTTTGTTATATTTGTCTTTATGCATCTTTCTGTATGGCAGGTTTATCAAGACATGGTTTTTGCAGAAGACACAGAGTTTGTGTCGTATAAGAGAGTTCTTGTTGAGATGGGCTCATTTTATTCTGATAAAGTACAACTGGCCTCATTCCATTCACTGTCCAATGGCATCATGGGAGAGTGAGTTTATCACGTCAATCTTTCATTACAGAGCTAATAAATGCATTACAGaatgcttaatatgcagacacaacTATAAGTAATAGGTTCATGTTTTCAAAAATTCACTGTAAACAGTGGGGTACCACTTTGATCCTTCTGAGGGCATgttcggaaagctgtttgaaagcaatgttatagttttgcaattccatttgatggtgcagaaaatacacactttGACTTTAAGATAATCGTATTGTTTTATTGTCTTAAACATTGTTGTTTAAAGGCAAAAGTAGGATCTAGAAGTACTTTTGGAGACCAAATTGCTAAAAATGGTCCCAAGATTGAAAGTTGTTTCAGAAGcgaagcaagttattacattttgatgaaagataacGAAGACATAATGAGGTTAGTTTTTATtgaatgttgactttaaagtttGTCTATGTTAATTTCAACTCcagttccgaaaaagttgggacagtttgataaatgctaataaaaacaaaaatgagtgatctgtaaattatattcaccctttactatattgaaagcaccacaactaaacTTTATATGAtgatttaccttgtgaatttcattgtttgtttttttaaatgtacagtaatttcaaatcagatgattgcaacacgctccagaacagttgggacagtcgagtgtttaccactgggaaacatcaccatttcttctaataacacttattaagtatttaggcactaaagacacaagtttgttcagtttagaaagtggaatttcccccattcatccattatgtaggtctttagctgcacaattgtacgggtcCTGTGTGCGTATCAGAACTGCAGGCacgccaatctagcacccgcactctctgcttattcggccagtaagtggtttgaagttgtcctgctggaaattgccgggacatccctggaaaagacggtgctggatggcagtatatgctgctccaaaatttgtacatatctgtctgcattaatggtgccctcacagatgtgcgagttacccatgccatgggcactgacacacccctggcccatacagacactggcttttggacctgatgctgataacagcttggatggtccttttcctctttggcccggagaacacgacggctgtgtttttcaaaaactatttgaaatgtggactcatcagaccgaAAAACACAGTtcaactgttctactttccatctaagttgagaccgagcccagagaagtcagcagcacttctggacagtgttgatgtatggcttctcctttacatagtaaagtcttaatttgcatctgtggatgcagcggcgagtggtgttgactaacaaaggtttactaaagtaatcccaagcccatgttcatgatatccattacagatgaatgatgttttttaagacagtgacgtctgagggatcagagatcacacgcattcagaagtggttttcgtcttgccctttacgcactgagatttgaccagatttcttgaatcttttaactatattgtgcactgtagagggtgaaatgcccaaaatccttccaatttgtctttggggaacattgttctcaaagtgctggattatttgttggcaaattgacaaatctcggatgatccttgctcttgaaggactaggctgtttttggaggctccttttaTACtttgacatgattgcctcacctgtttcacatctccttgttatttcaactcgtcaaatttttattagtcttaaatttccCATCTCAACTTTTTGGggcgtgttgcaatcatttgatttaaaataatgtacataaaaaaaaaattaaaaaaacaatgaaattcacaaggaaaatcatcatataatgtgtagttgtggtgctttcaataaagcaaagggtgaatataatttacaaatcactacattttgtttttattagcatttttcatactgtcccagttttttctggaattggggttgtataattagcttaatttaaaaacaagtcAATGGGAAATCTCCAAATAGATCATCAGgtaaatgtgtatgtgtttatagtGGTTCAAGAGtgacattttaattaataaataattaattttaaacatgTGTAAATACATCagatttatatagtgcttttctgacactacacagtgaactctcctcaacctccaccagtgtgcagcatccacctggataatGCAACAGCAGCCCTAGTGTGCCAGtatactcaccacacaccagttattggtggagaggagagagtagagttatataGCCAATTTAGGGGATggaattattaggaggccatgaatgATAAGAGCCAATGGGGAAATTttgccaggacaccagggttataccctactctttacaagaattGCCCTGGGATTGTTAGTGACCACAGATCATCAAAGAGCATGCCATTATACAGTATAGCATCAACATCACTATATTggggtgttaggacccacacagaccacagggtgagcaccccctgctggcctccctaatacctcttctagCAGCAACCTTTGCTtcccccaggaggtctcccatccaggtgcTGACCAGACTCaatcctgcttagcttcagtgggcacccagtcttgagctacaggagACCActcttaatatatttttattgacatttatttatgtactgacacatgtcatgatttatttattggcatattgatatatttatttattgatagtccatgatttatttattaattgacatgtatattttaattattgatacatttcattatttatttatttaaatatttaatatttacttaCTGacacatttcattatttatttatttatatacatatatttattcatttgttgacACAtctcatgatttatttatttattgaaacatttcctgatctatttattttaatttttttaattttttttattgacacatttcatgatttatttatttacataaatatttatttatttactgacccatttattgatttgtttattgacactttttattttttaatcatttacatatttatttatttattgacctatatatttattcatttattgacaCATTTCACGTTTTTTTGAtgtatagatttatttatttatttattaactgttcatgatttatttatttccatatatatgcatttatttattgacacatttcctgatttatttatttacataaatatttatttatttactgacacattaaattatttatttattgacacatttaattttttaatcatttacatatttatttatttacttattgacacatttcatgatttatttatttattggcacatttcatgattttttgACATATGGATTTAGTAATTTACTAACAgttcatgatttatttatttattgccatatttatttatttattgacacatttcctgaattatttattaattgaaaGATATAATGACTCCAAGTAGAGATACTTCTATAGAAAGATTTATTTATTGCAATGTCTTGACCCTCCATATGTGTTGTCCAGGTGTGGTTTAAGGGCGGGTTATATGGAGCTGGTAAACGTTGATGAAGCGATACTATTATACACTGAGGTTCTTCTAACGGGAGACATAAGCGCTCCTGTGACTGGCCAAATCGCTGTTGATGTCATGGCTGATCCACCCCGCCCAGGAGACCCCTCCTACAGTTTATACACACAGGTACATATACTAACACACATATATTATGGGTGCACACTAGAGATTGTGTACTGTACACTAGAGTTTTTTCAATGTGTGTGTTTAGGAGGTAACGTCTAGGCTGAACACACTGCAGTGTAACATGTCCAGAGCTGTAAAGTTCATTAATGATCTACCAGGATTCAGCTGCCTGTCAGTTCAGAGTGGAATCTTCATCTGTCCTCACCTTAGTCTTCCTCACTCAGCTGTGACACActcacaggtacacacacacatgcatgctgtATTTCAGTGCATGTCatctttggaatgacatgagggtgtgtaaatgatgacagtattctCTAAggacatctgtctctctctctctctctctgtctgtagtcTCAGGGGTTTCAGGCAGGTTTGTGGTACAGTAGGAGGTTGTTGGAGGAACAGGGCATTTGTGTCGGATTCATGGAATGCATGAAAGAacttcacacacactcaaagagCTGCTGCCACTTAAGGTACACTAAACTTTTCACACATGcagtctacacacacacaaaacaaacacacctgtGTGATGATCCTGTTCTATCCGCTCTgtatgggactcgaaccggcatctccagcatgggatgCAGGTGTGCTAataaggaggctaaagcctctagtgcacctcttgaggtcacagctatctatcagctggctcccgttacactcaccccctaaacctcactcccatctgggtcacggcaccattgtgacactcctgttctacccgctccgtagacttgaactggcatctctggcatgggaggcagatgtgctaacaaggaggctaaagcctctagtgtcagtcgctagtgcacttCCTgatgtcaggagagtgaggtttatacacattgcacagctctctatcagctggccaccgttacacatgCATgctcaaaatgtgtgtgtttgtgttttaggtTGTGTGTGCTGATGCCATCTGATGAACTGGAGGAGGTTCTACAGCGCCTTCAATATTTTCACCTTCAATTTCTGAAAGAATACTGAAAAACTCAAGATACTTTCATTTGACAACCAGCAGAGCATTTCAATAACAGTTTAATTGATTCAGAAGTATAAATTGTGATGAAACTGTAatgtcacagacacacactgaagATATTGTGACCACTAGAGAGCAGAATTCCTGAGAAGTGAAATGAAGTAAATTCTATAATTATCCCTGTTGTAATAAGAAACATTTGTGTTAGTTTTTCTTCATTGCATCAATAAACAAATATGAGCACTTATAGAGTGAGCTTGTGACACAACAATTCGGAAATTTCCCTAAAATATGAACAGACAAACTTCACTGATACATGGCAATATGGTATGAGTACGAGATGATAATACCACGGTACTTTGTTATGGCCTATACCTCATGGtggggtgtaatctgattataaagtaatccattactgtaatctaattactttgtcTAAAAGATGAGTAACACATTAGGttttttaattcttgtaatcaggttacagttactgactttcattgAATTTAATAACAATTGCATAACGTAGGTTACACGTgtctaaaataacattatttatgtagaatacatttaagaCATGTATTATGTTCATAAGTACGTCTGTTTGTGCTTCTGACAGTAGAAGAGCCACTAATGTGACATTTAAAGTAGGGTGGCCAACTTTTCGGCACACGAACACgggatgcttgagcattttgagcgcttCAATAATCACCCTCGAGCGTTTCACCGCTAAAATAAGGGACGTCTTAATTTCGACCAAAATACGgaacagttggcaaccctaatttGATGACTTACATACAACAATGTGcaaggaatatacagtatatacgcaGGCATTATTTTTAATTCGTTAAGTGGATAAAACTAAGATTTTTCTGTGTTTTGGAaggtaacttaaaagtaattagttaagTAATTATTTTTTCGATTATGTAATCActtaagtaatctgattagaaGTTTAGAGAAGCACTTAGTAATCTGTAGTGGGGTTTTTTCCCCCCTATATTATATGGTACTATACGGAAATTATTAGTAAATCTCGTTCTAATCTCATAACGTCATCCTTTTAATCTACAGACTGTGATTTAAAATTCACAAGAAGACCGACATCCGTTTTTAGTGAGTTAAAGGCCTATGATTACCTTATTTAtttggtattaaagggatagttcacccaaaaattttaattctgtcatcatttactcaccttaatgttgtTCAGAACTCGTATGGGACAGACTggcattctctttcattgtatggaaaaagatgcaatgaaagtgaatggtgactgagactaacttgCTGTCTAAGGGGCTCAATCTGcattttttttcaattgtttatcCATGCAAACAAGCGTCTCGTGCAGATTTTTAGACGCTGCATCAAATAAAAGGAACTCCAA carries:
- the LOC127409666 gene encoding alanine aminotransferase 2-like — encoded protein: MSAVRKTTKRQSTDEELQERADVITRQLKQGLDLNVSFKKVLDVSSGDTHKAGMKPVTFVRQVIAGCLYPSLLESDILPPDVRLRAQILLEQCDGESIGSYTESCGLTYVRNTVAKSISLRDGGVPSSPEQIFITSGAHRGLMVMMRMLCQSEGMSAVLIPVPAPHSLPRLLERVGLIPLPYHLKEQGGWGLERAALRRVIQTSRGHCCPRAIYISNPGNLTGHIQSRESIQEVIRFAAEEELFLLVDEVYQDMVFAEDTEFVSYKRVLVEMGSFYSDKVQLASFHSLSNGIMGECGLRAGYMELVNVDEAILLYTEVLLTGDISAPVTGQIAVDVMADPPRPGDPSYSLYTQEVTSRLNTLQCNMSRAVKFINDLPGFSCLSVQSGIFICPHLSLPHSAVTHSQSQGFQAGLWYSRRLLEEQGICVGFMECMKELHTHSKSCCHLRLCVLMPSDELEEVLQRLQYFHLQFLKEY